The sequence CCATCTGAGCGAAATGCCCCTCATCGAGAGCATTCTCACCGAGGTGCGCATCAACGAGATCCGCTGCTCGCGCCAGTGCTTCCTCTTCGCCAAAGAGCCCGAGGACTGACCCGCCCCGGGCGGCCGGGAGGCCGACGTGTCGCTCTTCGTGGACAGGTTTCTCGGCTACCTCGAGGGCGAGCGCGGCTACTCGCCCCAGACGCTCCGCGCCTACGCCGCCGACCTGGCCGGCTTCGCCGACTTCGCGGCCCGCGGGGCGGACGACTTCGACCCCGCCGCGGTCACCACGGTGCAGCTCCGCGGCTACCTGGCCCGCCTGCGGAACCAGGGGGCGGCGCGCAGCACCACCGCGCGGAAGATCGCCTCGCTGCGCTCCTTCTACAGATACCTGCTGCGCGAGGGCATCGTCAACCACAACCCCGCCAGCGATCTGCGCCTGCCGCGCCGCGAGAAGCGCCTGCCGGTGTTCCTCGACGAGGCTGAGGTCGCCCGCCTCCTCGCCACGCCCGACCCCGCCGATCCGGCCGGCTGTCGCGACCGCGCGATCCTCGAGGTCCTCTACAGCACCGGGATGCGCATCAGCGAGCTGGCGGCGGTCAGCTTCGAGGATCTGGACCTCCTGGGCGAGGTCCTCAAGGCGCGGGGCAAGGGCAAGAAAGAGCGTCTGGTGCCGCTCGGCGGCCCGGCGCTTCAGGCGCTGCGCGACTACCTGGCCGTCCGGCCCTCGCTCGCCGGCGGCCGTCGCGTCAGCGCGCGCGCTCTCTGGCTCAACAAGGGCGGCACCCGGCTGTCCGACCGCGGGATTCGCCGCCTCTTCGAGAAGCACGCGCGCGCCGCCGGCCTGCCCGCCACGGTGACGCCGCACACGCTCCGCCACAGCTTCGCCACGCACATGCTCAACCGGGGGGCCGACCTGCGGGCCGTGCAGGAGCTGCTCGGCCACGCCAGCCTCGCCAGCACCCAGGTCTACACCCACGTCACCACCGAGAAGCTCAAGAGCGTCTACGGCAAGGCCCATCCCCGCGCGTAGGCCATCTTGAGAGTTCTTGGAGGGGGATCGGGGGAACCTTCTTCCCCAAGAAGGTTCCCCCGCTCTTCATCTCTTGGCATAGGCGTCGGCCACCCGCACCATCGCCATGAAGTTGCGCGCGGCGTGTTCGCCGTAGGTGCCGGACGAGGTGCCGCCGAGCATGAAGCCGTCGGGCCCGGCCTGCTCGAGCCGCGCCTCGGCGAGGCCGCACACCTCGCGCTCGGGCAGCTTGTCGAGCACCTCCATGTCGTCGAGGTTGCCCACGATGCAGGTGCGGCCGTCCAGGCGGCGTTTGGCCTCGGCCAGGTCGCAGTCGCCCCAGGGAGGCGCCTCGAAAGGGTCCATCGAGTCGATCCCCAGGTCCGCCAGCGGCTCGAGGAAGCGCATGATCGGCCCGTGGTTGTGGTAGTGCACCACGGCCCCGTGGCGGTGCATGATCTCGATCTGCTGCGTGTCGAAAGGGGCGAGGAGCCTGGGGACGGCCGCCGGCCCGAGTTGCACGGTGACGTACTCGCCGCCGATGATGCGGAAGGCGTCCACGCCCGCTCCGCAGGCGGCCTCCACGAAGGCGTCGAGCCGCGCGGAGGCCACGCGGCACATCTCGACGAAGAGGTCGGGCGCGTCGGCCCACAGCAGGCAGAAGTCCTCGGGCGACAGCACGGTGGCCGGCCAGCAGACGGCGTTGCACACGCCGGAGCACACGAGGGCCTCGTCGCCGTACTGGGCCCTTGTGGCGTGGAACGCCGCGAAATCGGCCTTCAGCGGCTCGTAGGGCACCGAGAGCAGCTTCTCGACGTCGGCGGCCGATTTGCAGGGGAACTCGATGGTGGCCGAGGTGACGGCCGTGCGCTGGTGGCGCGAGCGGAGGTCGCCGGCCGGCGTGTGGTAGATCGTGGTGGTGAGCGTGCCGTCGGCGGTCGTCTCGGTGGCCGTTTCGGAGACGAGGCGCGCGCCGCAGAACGAGAAGCCGCCGCCCCAGGCCTCGATCCACAGGTCGCAGGCCGCCACCAGTTCGCGCCCCAGGGCGCTGTCGGGCGCGATGCGGCCGAAGCCCCAGGGCGACACGGGCACGCGGTCCGGCCGCCCGCCGCGAATCGCACACAGCATTCGTTCGCGCGAGGTCAAGGCCGGTCTCCTGTCGCAAGAGTCTCTGAGGGGAGGCTGGGAGGGGAACTCTCTGCGAGAGAGTTCCCCTCCCGCTCCCGCTCATTTTCCAAACCCGTCGCGCTTCTCCCATTGGGTGGGGTGGTCGAGGGGGTGTTCGCGGGCCAGCACGGAGCGTGCGATGCGGCGGAGGCCCTCGTCGAGGCTGGTCTTGGGCGGGCCGAGGAGGCGGGCCATCTCGCTCGCGTCGCCGAGCAGGCTGGTCCCCTTCGGGGTGCCCTTGAACGTCGGCTTTCGGCCCATGAGCTCGCCGAGGCGCTCGGCGATGTCGCGCACCGCATAGGTCTCGGGGCTGGTGAGGTTCAGCACCTTCGGCGGCACGCTGGCCACCTGCCACGAGGCGATCATCGCGTCCATCAGGTCGTCGAGCCAGATGCAGTTCACGCGTTCGGTCGTGAGGTCCACCGGCTCGCCGTCGCGTATCTGGCGGGCGATGTCGGTGGGCACGCCGAACTCCTCGTGGTAGCCGTAGAAGATGCGCTGGAGCACGGCCGGCGTCTGGTTGCGGCGGCTGAAGTAGTCCACCATCCACTCGCCGCCGAGGCGGGTCATGGCATAGAGGCTGGGCGGGCGGGGCGGCGTGGCCTCGGAGGCCGGCTCGGCCGCGTCGGCGTAGACGTTGCCGCTGGAGGCGAAGAGGAAGGCCCGCGTGCCGGCGAAGTGCTCCATCGCGCGGCCGACGGCGCGGACGTTGATCTCGACGGTGGCTTCGGCGTCGGCCTCGGAGCCGAACTTCAGCGCCGCCTCGTGGAACACCGCGTCGTAGTCGTTCGGAATGCCGTGGAAGGCGGCGGGGCAGGTGACGTCGGTGGTGAAGCAGCGCACGCCCAGGGCCTCGAGCCGCTCGCGCTGGCCCGGTTTGCCGAAGCGGGCGAGGGCGTGCACCTCGTTGCCCAGGCCCACGAGCTTGGGCACCAGGTGTTTGCCGATCTTGCCGGTGCCGCCCACGACCATCACGCGTTTGCCGGTCATCATCGGATCCCCCGATCGTTCGTAGTGCGGGCTTCAGCCCGTTCTTGCAGATGCGGCCTGAAGGCCGCACTACAAACAAGTGTCATGGGCGCCCGCCTCGCCACAGGTCGTAGGGCTTGGCGGCGCGGGTGCGGAAGGGGAGCTTGACCTTGCGGCCCGCGGCCGCCGAGCGATAGGCGGCGAAGAGAACCTCGAGCACGGCGCGCCCGTCCTCGCCCGTCTCCAGCGGCTCCAGGTCGTCGGCCACGCAGTTCACGAAATGCTCCATCTCCTGCGGAAAGCCGTAGTTCCAGGCCTCCTCGTAGATGGTGAAGGACCAGCCCTTCGTGGCCCCGGCCTTCTCGACGGCGTAATCGTAGCCGCCGGCCGAGTAGGTGAGAATGGCGTTGCCCTGGAGCAGGTTGGCGTAGGCCACGCCAGCCGAGCCGTAGACCTCGGCCCGGTCGTCCATGCCGCCGGGCTTGGTCCAGCTCTCCTCGGCCACGCAGGTGACGCCGCCCTCGAAGTTCAGGACCAGCAGGGCGTTGTCGTCCCCGCGGGTCCTCTTGCCGTGCACGTAGGTGCCCATCTCGGCATAGACGTCGAGGACGCGCGGCTTGCCGAGCATCCAGCGGAAGAACTCGATGGCGTGGCAGCCCATGTCCATCGCCACACCGCCGCCGGAGCGCTCGACGTCCCAGAAGTGCGGCGCGTGCGGCCCGTCGTGCTTCTCGCTCTGCTTGAGGAGCGTGAGCTTGCCCAGCGCCCCGTCGTCCGCGAGCTTCTTGAGGCGGACGTACTTGGGTGCGAAGCAGAGCTCCTCGGCGTACATGAGCTTGACGCCCGCCTTGCGGCAGGCGGCGATCATGCGGTCGGCTTCGGCCAGGTTCAGACACAGGGGCTTCTCGCACACCACGTGCTTGCCGGCGGCAGCGGCGTGGCAGGTGATCTGGCAATGCACATCGTTGGGGGCGCCGATCACCACCAGGTCCACCTCGGGCATTTCGAGCATCCGGCGGTAATCGGTGAATGCGTGCGGGATGCCGTGGGCTCTGGCGAAGGCGACGGCGTGGCCGGGCGTGGGCGAGGCCACGGCGGCCAGCCGGGCCCGCGGCACGCGCTTGAGCGCCTCCGCGTGGATCGTCGAGACGAACTGCGAGCCGACTAGGCCGACGCCGACGGGGGTCATGGGTGGCGCCTTCCGTATGGGCAGTATGGACGCAACGGACACCGTGGACAGGGTAGCGCCGGGCCGTCCGCCACGTCCGCAGCGTTCACCATGTCCACCTGGACCAGAACCGGGTCACACATCCAGATTGGTCGCCTCGAGGGCGTGGTGCTCGATGAATTCGCGGCGGGGCTGGACGGCGTTGCCCATGAGCAGGCTGAAGAGGCGGTCGGCCTCCACGGCGTCCTCGAGGCGCACGCGGAGCAGGGTGCGGCTCTCGGGGCTCATGGTGGTGACGCCGAGCTGGTCGGGGTTCATTTCGCCCAGGCCCTTGTAGCGCTGAATCTGGATGCCTTTTTCGCCCACGGTGCGGATGCCGGGCGCGATCTCGCTGATGCTCTTGAGCTCGAGGGCGTCGTTCTCGTAGCTGAGGCGGTACTTGGGCGGCGCGTCGGGGTCGGGGTCGGGAAAGTAATCGGCCACGGGGAAGCCGCGGCGTTCCAGGCTCGAGAGGGTCTTCTCGATATCGCGGCTCTCGTGAAGCTCGGTGATGGTGAGCGAGCCGTTGAGGACGGCTTCGCCATCCTCGACCTCTTCGTCGTCGCGCTCGGCGGCGAGGCGGCCGGCGATGAGCCGGGCCTCTTCCTCGGAGTGGGCGAAGTGGTGCTCGCCGGCGACGTGGACGCGGAAGATGGGGAGCTTGCCGTCCTGCTCGCGGCGGTTGGCGAGGAGGGTCTCGAGGGTGATGCCGTGCTTGCGGAGTGTGCGCTCGTGGTCTTCCATCTCGAGGAGCAGGCCGACCAGCTCGCGCAGGGCGCTGCCGCTGAAGGTGGCGCCGTCGCTGACGGCGGTGAGGGTGGTGCCGTCGAGACCGAGCTCGATCAGCGCGGCGCGGAAGTCCTCGTCGGTGAGGTAGTACTGCTCGCGGTTCTTGCGGCGCACCCGGTAGAGGGGCGGCTGGGCGAGGTAGACGTAGCCGTCGCGGATCAGCTCCTGCATGTGGCGGAAGAAGAAGGTGAGCAGCAGGGTGCGGATGTGGGCGCCATCCACGTCGGCATCGGTCATGATGATGACCTTGCCGTAGCGGCGCTTGGCGACGTCGAACTCGTCGGCTCCGATGCCGGTGCCGAGGGCGAGGATGAGGGTCTGGATTTCGGCGTGGCTGAGCATCTTGGCGATGCGGGCCTTCTCGACGTTGAGGATCTTGCCCTGAAGGGGCAGGATGGCCTGGAACATGGCGTCGCGGCACTGCTTGGCGTTGCCGCCGGCGCTTTGGCCCTCGACGATGAAGAGCTCGGTGGTCTCGACGTCGCGGCTCGAGCAGTCGGCGAGCTTGGTGGGCAGGCTGCCGCTGGAGAGGGCGCTCTTGCGGCGCGTGAGGTCGCGGGCCTTTCGGGCGCTCTCGCGGGCCTCGGCGGCGACCACCGCCTTGTCCACGATGGCCCGCGCGGTCTTGGGGTTCTCCTCGAAGTAGGTGCCGAGATTGGCGTTGACGACCGCCTCGACAATGCCCTGGACCTCGCGGTTGCCGAGCTTGGTCTTGGTCTGGCCCTCGAACTGCGGGTCGGGGACCTTGACGTTGATCACGGCGGTGAGGCCCTCGCGCACGTCCTCGCCCTGGGGCGCGTTGTCGCCCTTGAGCAGGTTGT comes from Planctomycetota bacterium and encodes:
- the xerC gene encoding tyrosine recombinase XerC — its product is MSLFVDRFLGYLEGERGYSPQTLRAYAADLAGFADFAARGADDFDPAAVTTVQLRGYLARLRNQGAARSTTARKIASLRSFYRYLLREGIVNHNPASDLRLPRREKRLPVFLDEAEVARLLATPDPADPAGCRDRAILEVLYSTGMRISELAAVSFEDLDLLGEVLKARGKGKKERLVPLGGPALQALRDYLAVRPSLAGGRRVSARALWLNKGGTRLSDRGIRRLFEKHARAAGLPATVTPHTLRHSFATHMLNRGADLRAVQELLGHASLASTQVYTHVTTEKLKSVYGKAHPRA
- a CDS encoding uroporphyrinogen decarboxylase family protein, encoding MTSRERMLCAIRGGRPDRVPVSPWGFGRIAPDSALGRELVAACDLWIEAWGGGFSFCGARLVSETATETTADGTLTTTIYHTPAGDLRSRHQRTAVTSATIEFPCKSAADVEKLLSVPYEPLKADFAAFHATRAQYGDEALVCSGVCNAVCWPATVLSPEDFCLLWADAPDLFVEMCRVASARLDAFVEAACGAGVDAFRIIGGEYVTVQLGPAAVPRLLAPFDTQQIEIMHRHGAVVHYHNHGPIMRFLEPLADLGIDSMDPFEAPPWGDCDLAEAKRRLDGRTCIVGNLDDMEVLDKLPEREVCGLAEARLEQAGPDGFMLGGTSSGTYGEHAARNFMAMVRVADAYAKR
- a CDS encoding NAD-dependent epimerase/dehydratase family protein, producing MTGKRVMVVGGTGKIGKHLVPKLVGLGNEVHALARFGKPGQRERLEALGVRCFTTDVTCPAAFHGIPNDYDAVFHEAALKFGSEADAEATVEINVRAVGRAMEHFAGTRAFLFASSGNVYADAAEPASEATPPRPPSLYAMTRLGGEWMVDYFSRRNQTPAVLQRIFYGYHEEFGVPTDIARQIRDGEPVDLTTERVNCIWLDDLMDAMIASWQVASVPPKVLNLTSPETYAVRDIAERLGELMGRKPTFKGTPKGTSLLGDASEMARLLGPPKTSLDEGLRRIARSVLAREHPLDHPTQWEKRDGFGK
- a CDS encoding Gfo/Idh/MocA family oxidoreductase, whose product is MTPVGVGLVGSQFVSTIHAEALKRVPRARLAAVASPTPGHAVAFARAHGIPHAFTDYRRMLEMPEVDLVVIGAPNDVHCQITCHAAAAGKHVVCEKPLCLNLAEADRMIAACRKAGVKLMYAEELCFAPKYVRLKKLADDGALGKLTLLKQSEKHDGPHAPHFWDVERSGGGVAMDMGCHAIEFFRWMLGKPRVLDVYAEMGTYVHGKRTRGDDNALLVLNFEGGVTCVAEESWTKPGGMDDRAEVYGSAGVAYANLLQGNAILTYSAGGYDYAVEKAGATKGWSFTIYEEAWNYGFPQEMEHFVNCVADDLEPLETGEDGRAVLEVLFAAYRSAAAGRKVKLPFRTRAAKPYDLWRGGRP
- the gyrB gene encoding DNA topoisomerase (ATP-hydrolyzing) subunit B, which translates into the protein MTDTQDSTYDASKIKVLPGIEGVRRRPAMYIGDTGMRGLHHLIEEVVANSIDEAMAGFCTEINVQINADGSVTIADNGRGIPVDLHPTEKKPAVEVIMTMLHAGGKFDHHTYKVSGGLHGVGVTVVNALSEWLAVEVRRGGEVHHQRYERGKTVTELKVIGKSKSSGTAITFKPDREIFADTTFHFDTIANRMRELAFLNRGIRITLRDERSDKQRDYQYEGGIAAFVQHLNEGKDAIHKDVVFFEKEESGIIVEVAMQYNDGYNENVFSFVNNINTIEGGTHLYGFRSALTRTINAYAKAHNLLKGDNAPQGEDVREGLTAVINVKVPDPQFEGQTKTKLGNREVQGIVEAVVNANLGTYFEENPKTARAIVDKAVVAAEARESARKARDLTRRKSALSSGSLPTKLADCSSRDVETTELFIVEGQSAGGNAKQCRDAMFQAILPLQGKILNVEKARIAKMLSHAEIQTLILALGTGIGADEFDVAKRRYGKVIIMTDADVDGAHIRTLLLTFFFRHMQELIRDGYVYLAQPPLYRVRRKNREQYYLTDEDFRAALIELGLDGTTLTAVSDGATFSGSALRELVGLLLEMEDHERTLRKHGITLETLLANRREQDGKLPIFRVHVAGEHHFAHSEEEARLIAGRLAAERDDEEVEDGEAVLNGSLTITELHESRDIEKTLSSLERRGFPVADYFPDPDPDAPPKYRLSYENDALELKSISEIAPGIRTVGEKGIQIQRYKGLGEMNPDQLGVTTMSPESRTLLRVRLEDAVEADRLFSLLMGNAVQPRREFIEHHALEATNLDV